The Streptococcus oralis DNA window TCTTTGCTGGTGACGGCATGTTGACTCGCCTGATCTTGAAAGCATCTGATAAGGCTCCATGGTCAGACAACGGAACAGCTAAAAATCCTGCTCTCCCACCAGTAGAGAAATTGGGCAAAGGCCTTTACTTCTATGAAGTGGATTTGGCTGGAACCCAAGGAAAATCTGACAAAGAGCTGCTTGATCTCTTGAAACAAAATGGTACTCAAAGCTATAAAGCTACTATCAAGGTGTACGGTGCGAAAGACGGCAAACCTGACTTAACTAATCTGGTAGCGACTAAAGATTTGGATGTCAACTTGAATGGCTTGACTACTCCAGCTGAAGTGCAAAAAGGTGTGGCTGACAATACCAAAGATACAGTAGATGTCCCAGCCACTTACTTGGACAAGGCTAACTTCCCAGGACCATTTACAGCTGGTGTTAATCAAGTCATTCCATATGAATTCTTCGCTGGAGACGGCATGTTAACTCGCCTGATCTTGAAAGCCTCTGATAAGGCTCCATGGTCAGACAACGGAACAGCTAAAAATCCCGCTCTCCCACCAGTAGAGAAATTGGGCAAAGGCCTTTACTTCTATGAAGTGGATTTAGCAGGCACCCAAGGCAAATCTGATAAAGAGCTGCTTGATCTCTTGAAACAAAATGGTACACAAAGCTATAAAGCTACTATCAAGGTGTACGGTGCGAAAGACGGCAAGCCTGACTTAACTAACCTCGTAGCGACTAAGGATTTAAATGTCAACTTGAATGGTTTGACCACTCCAGCTGAAGTGCAAAAAGGTGTGGCTGACAATACCAAAGACACAGTAGATGTCCCAGCTAGCTACCTTGACAAAGCCAACTTCCCAGGCCCATTCACAGCTGGTGTCAATCAAGTCATTCCATATGAATTCTTCGCTGGTGACGGTATGTTAACTCGTCTTATCTTGAAAGCTTCAGACAAAGCTCCATGGTCAGACAATGGTTCAGCTAAAAATCCCGCTCTTCCACCAGTAGAGAAATTGGGCAAAGGCCTTTACTTCTATGAAGTGGACTTGGCAGGCACCCAAGGCAAATCTGACAAAGAGTTGCTTGATCTCTTGAAACAAAATGGAACTCAAAGCTATAAGGCTACCATCAAGGTGTACGGTGCAAAAGACGGCAAGCCTGACTTAACTAATCTGGTAGCGACTAAAGATTTGACTGTTAATTTGAATGGCTTGACCACACCAAATCAGGTTAAAGACTCTGTTGCTAATAACATCAAAAATAGCATTGATGTTCCAGCTAGCTACCTTGAAAAAGCAAATGTTCCAGGTCCATTCTTGGCCGGTGTCAACCAAGTTATTCCATACGAAGCTTTTGGTGGAGATGGTATGTTGACTCGCCTCTTGTTAAAAGCTTCAGACAAAGCCCCATGGTCAGACAACGGAACAGCTAAAAATCCTGCTCTATTGCCACTTGAAGGCTTGGCTAAAGGCCAATATTTCTACGAAGTGGATTTGAATGGCAATACGGTTGGCAAAGATGGTCAGGCCTTGCTGGATCAACTTCGAGCTAACGGAACACATACATACCTAGCTACTGTTAAAGTCTATGGTTCTAAAGATGGCAAACCTGATTTGACCAATCTGATTGCTACTCGTCAAGTAACGATTCAGTTTCGTGGAAAAGAAATGGCGACAATACCATCTCAACAAGGTCAGATGAATACGAAGCCTTCTGAAACAGGCTCTACAGGTACGACTGAGGGTATGATGGGTACAAATCACCATATGTCAGATATGAAAGTAGATCAACCAGCTTCTAGCCCAATGGCTAATATGATGAAAAAAGATGATAAAGCGATGTTACCAAATACTGGGGAAGCTAAAACAGCTACAGCTGGCCTTGGTATCTTTGGTCTAGCCTTGGCAGGTCTTGTTGGACTTTTGGGTTTGACAAGCAAACGAGAAGATTAAGATTCAAATCACTTAAACATTAGGGAAAATAGTGTTATACTAAAGCAAGTATAACACTGTTTTTATCGAAGGAGTGTCAGATGAAAAAGACAATTTTGCTGGTTGATGATGAGATAGATATTCTAGATATTCAACACCGCTATCTTATACAGGCAGGTTACGATGTTTTGGTCGCCCATGATGGTAAGGAGGGCTTAGAGCTTTTCAGAAAAAAATCTATCGACCTCATTATCACAGATATCATGATGCCCAATATGGATGGCTATGATTTTATCAGTGAAGTTCAGTATATCGCTCCGGATCAACCCTTCCTCTTTACAACTGCTAAGACAAGCGAACAGGATAAGATTTATGGCTTAAGTTTGGGGGCAGATGATTTTATAGTCAAACCCTTTAGTCCACGCGAATTGGTTTTAAGAGTGAATAATATCTTGCGTCGCCTTAGCCGTGGAAGAGAGACAGAACAGATCGAGTTTGGTGACTTAGTGATCAACCATGTGACTCATGAGGTTCGCATTGGGGATCAACCTTTGGAATTGACAGTAAAATCCTTTGAACTTCTATGGATATTAGCCAGCAATCCCGAGAGAGTCTTTTCAAAGACGGAACTTTACGAGAAGGTATGGCAAGAGGACTATGTGGATGATACCAATACACTCAATGTTCATATCCATGCTTTGAGGCAAGAGTTGACCAAGTATACGAATTCAAATGCTCCTGCTATCAAAACTGTTTGGGGTTTGGGCTATAAGATGGAAAGACCAAGAGGTAGAAAATGAAATTAAAAAACTATATTTTAGTGGGGTATCTAGTGTCGACTCTACTAACGATTTTGGTCGTTTTCTGGGCAGTCCAACGGATGTTGATCGAGAAAAGTGAAGTTTACTTCCTAGTTGGAATGACCTTGATTGCTAGTTTCATTGGCGCTGCAGTGAGCATCTTTCTTTTGTCGCCAGTGTTCTCTTCTCTGAAACATTTGAAAAAACAAGCTCAGGATATAGCAAGCAAGGATTTCAGCACAGAAATCGAAACTAAAGGCCCATTAGAATTTCAAGAGCTGGGCCAGGCTTTTAATGACATGTCCCACAATTTGCAAGCTACCTTTCAATCACTTGATGAGAGCGAGCAAGAAAAGAGAATGATGATTGCGCAGCTCTCTCACGATATTAAAACTCCCATTACCTCCATTCAGGTTACTGTGGAGGGAATTCTAGATGGAGTGATTAAGGAAGAGGAGCGGCTCCACTACTTAACCACGATTGGTCGGCAAACTGAGCGTCTAAACAAGCTAGTGGAGGAATTGGATGTTTTGACTCTTAATACACAACCTCAAGATACTGCCGATGAAGAAGTCGAAGAGGTCTTTTTAGATCAGTTACTGATTGAGTCAATGAGTGAATTTCAACTCCAGATTGAACAAGAGGAGCGGGATGTTTACATTCAAGTGTCACCTGAGTCGGCGAAAATCAAGAGCCATTCTGACAAACTTTCTCGCATTCTGGTCAATTTGTTAAACAATGCCTTTAAATATTCAGAACCAGGAACCAGAATCGAGGTTCTTGCCCAATTAACAGAACAAGAGCTGACAATCAGTGTGAAAGACGAGGGTCAGGGGATCCTTCCTGAGGATTTGGAAAAGATCTTTAAACGACTTTATCGTGTGGAAACTTCGCGCAATATGAAGACAGGTGGACATGGATTAGGTCTTGCGATTGCACGCGAACTAGCCCATCAGCTTGGTGGCGAAATCACAGCAGAAAGTCAATATGGCTTAGGAAGCAAGTTTACATTCAGCCTTAATTTGAAATAAAGCCGTAAAATCCCTTTACAAATCTAGCTTTTCATGGTACAATAGCCTTTGTGTGAAATAGCAGCAGGAAAGCATGAAGCTCGTCAACAGGTGTCTTATGACAAGTAACCTTGGCTGTTTAGGCGAAGGGCATCTGCACGAATCAGGGCTTTCTAAGTGACTATTTCCACCGAAATATTATTTATATCAGGAGGACATTCACATGTCACGTTATACAGGACCATCTTGGAAACAAGCTCGTCGCCTTGGCCTTTCACTTACAGGTACAGGTAAAGAATTGGCACGTCGTAACTACGTACCAGGACAACACGGACCAAACAACCGTTCTAAATTGTCAGAATACGGTTTGCAATTGGCTGAAAAACAAAAACTTCGTTTCACTTACGGTGTAGGTGAAAAACAATTCCGTAACTTGTTCGTACAAGCTACAAAAATCAAAGGCGGAATCCTAGGTTTCAACTTTATGCTTCTTTTGGAACGTCGTTTGGATAACGTTGTTTACCGTCTTGGCCTTGCGACTACTCGTCGTCAAGCTCGTCAATTCGTAAACCACGGTCACATCCTTGTTGACGGAAAACGCGTTGATATCCCATCATACCGCGTAACTCCAGGTCAAGTGATCTCAGTTCGTGAAAAATCATTGAAAGTTCCAGCTATCCTTGAAGCAGTAGAAGCTACTCTTGGACGTCCAGCATTCGTATCATTCGACGCTGAAAAATTGGAAGGTTCATTGACTCGCTTGCCAGAACGCGACGAAATCAACCCAGAAATCAACGAAGCACTTGTCGTTGAATTCTACAACAAAATGCTTTAATTTTAAGAAATATCTTACAGAAAGCCTACAACAGTGGGCTTTTTGCTTTGTCTTAAAAAACTATAGAACACTTCTTAACTATGAAGGAGGATAAAAAATTTCCCTGCAAAATGAAATTGCAAGGAACTTTTGTTAATGGTTATGGGCAAGCCAGACGGAATATTTTTTCCCAAGCCAGAGAGCAAAGAGGAGATTGATGACGACGATGCTTGAACCGACCAGTGAAAATAGGAAAAATTCGCTAGTCGAAACCTGCCACAAATGCGCGATGTCGATAATCAAATAAGCACTGATAGGAAAACAAAGGATAGAAGTGATGAGAGCAGGGATATACTTACGGAGAAGAATTGATTGTCCAATGTGGAGCAAGAGATGGAGTGCAAAGGCCACAAATCCTCCTAACCAAACTAATTCGAGCGCTCTAGATTGAGTAAAATACGCTAATAAAGTGATGGATAAGACAATGATAAACTCCTCAAAAACAGCAAGGGCAAATCCCTCTGTTGTAATTCCTTTGTGAATCTTGAGAATAGCAGGAGCCTTTTGAGCCAGCAAGGTTTCGTTGAGATGAATCCAAGGGACAAGACCGATAATTTCTTCCATATCGTGAAAGATAAAGAGTAGCGGGAATATCCAAAGATAAAATGCCATAAATCTCTCCTGAAAAGTTATAGATCGCTAACCAATAAAGCAAAAAACGCTCAGTAAGGCGTTTTGAGTTATGCTTATTTAACCTCTGTAACATATAGCTATTGATTTAACTAAAACGCCATGTTTTATTAAGTTTTAATAAGTTTTAAGTTACTAAAAATAGGGTTATTCTGTTTCTGTTGTTTCCGAATTGTTGCCAAAATATTGGAATTTAGCAAAATTTAAGAAGTCTTTATAGAGTTTTTTGGTCTGTTCAGAAATTGCTAAGTTTTCGATTATATTTTCTATGCTTTGTCCGGTTTCCGTTGCCTCTTTGTTGATACCTATAAGTAAGTCTGTAATTTCTAACAGTGCTTCTACTGTTCTGTAATTTTCATCTTCTACATTAGTGACAATATAAGGTCTTCTTATGTCGCTATATCCAACAAGATATTCTATGGATACACTTAATAAATTAGATAATTTAACAATATCTTCTAAACTGGGAGTTCTTTTTCCATTTTCCCAATTTGTGAAGGTATTTTGTTTTACACCGACTTTTTCACCTAGTTGAGCCTGTGTAAGTCCATGCTGTAATCGCAATTCTTTTAATCGTTGAGGTAGTAAAGATACTTTTCCCATAGTTGCTCCGATCTAAAATCTCAAAAAGACGTGTTAAAAACTTGACAAACACTTCAAAACGAGATAAAATAAAATATATCTCAAAAAGACGTATTGATTATATCATATTTTGAGAAGGATTTTCAAGGGGGTAACTGCTTATGATTGTATAAAAATGGTCTTTGAAGAAAAACCTCAAAGACATATTTAATAAAACCATCTTAATTATAACATATATATAGAAAAGAGGAAAGGAGATGCCGAATAAGAATTATTACGAGTATAAAGACATCATGGAAGCCACAGGGAAGTCTTATAGTGCTGTTAAAAAATGGCGGATAAGTATAGAACGCTTATCAGGTTACGAGTTTAAGAAAGTCAAAATAAAGG harbors:
- a CDS encoding SSURE domain-containing protein, with the protein product MKFNPNQRYTRWSIRRLSVGVASVVVASGFFVLVGQPSSARADVVNPTPAQVVPDTTSVSEKSDLPAEVLKKSVDVALPSEQSVPTPKASVDTTSSSEKADVTAKEPVVEPKEEVQAQPDSKKQTEDAVKPVESPASTGSGQDREASEAQPATTPAEVQKGVADNTKDTVDVPATYLDKANFPGPFTAGVNQVIPYEFFAGDGMLTRLILKASDKAPWSDNGTAKNPALPPVEKLGKGLYFYEVDLAGTQGKSDKELLDLLKQNGTQSYKATIKVYGAKDGKPDLTNLVATKDLDVNLNGLTTPAEVQKGVADNTKDTVDVPATYLDKANFPGPFTAGVNQVIPYEFFAGDGMLTRLILKASDKAPWSDNGTAKNPALPPVEKLGKGLYFYEVDLAGTQGKSDKELLDLLKQNGTQSYKATIKVYGAKDGKPDLTNLVATKDLNVNLNGLTTPAEVQKGVADNTKDTVDVPASYLDKANFPGPFTAGVNQVIPYEFFAGDGMLTRLILKASDKAPWSDNGSAKNPALPPVEKLGKGLYFYEVDLAGTQGKSDKELLDLLKQNGTQSYKATIKVYGAKDGKPDLTNLVATKDLTVNLNGLTTPNQVKDSVANNIKNSIDVPASYLEKANVPGPFLAGVNQVIPYEAFGGDGMLTRLLLKASDKAPWSDNGTAKNPALLPLEGLAKGQYFYEVDLNGNTVGKDGQALLDQLRANGTHTYLATVKVYGSKDGKPDLTNLIATRQVTIQFRGKEMATIPSQQGQMNTKPSETGSTGTTEGMMGTNHHMSDMKVDQPASSPMANMMKKDDKAMLPNTGEAKTATAGLGIFGLALAGLVGLLGLTSKRED
- a CDS encoding response regulator transcription factor — its product is MKKTILLVDDEIDILDIQHRYLIQAGYDVLVAHDGKEGLELFRKKSIDLIITDIMMPNMDGYDFISEVQYIAPDQPFLFTTAKTSEQDKIYGLSLGADDFIVKPFSPRELVLRVNNILRRLSRGRETEQIEFGDLVINHVTHEVRIGDQPLELTVKSFELLWILASNPERVFSKTELYEKVWQEDYVDDTNTLNVHIHALRQELTKYTNSNAPAIKTVWGLGYKMERPRGRK
- a CDS encoding sensor histidine kinase, whose product is MKLKNYILVGYLVSTLLTILVVFWAVQRMLIEKSEVYFLVGMTLIASFIGAAVSIFLLSPVFSSLKHLKKQAQDIASKDFSTEIETKGPLEFQELGQAFNDMSHNLQATFQSLDESEQEKRMMIAQLSHDIKTPITSIQVTVEGILDGVIKEEERLHYLTTIGRQTERLNKLVEELDVLTLNTQPQDTADEEVEEVFLDQLLIESMSEFQLQIEQEERDVYIQVSPESAKIKSHSDKLSRILVNLLNNAFKYSEPGTRIEVLAQLTEQELTISVKDEGQGILPEDLEKIFKRLYRVETSRNMKTGGHGLGLAIARELAHQLGGEITAESQYGLGSKFTFSLNLK
- the rpsD gene encoding 30S ribosomal protein S4; this translates as MSRYTGPSWKQARRLGLSLTGTGKELARRNYVPGQHGPNNRSKLSEYGLQLAEKQKLRFTYGVGEKQFRNLFVQATKIKGGILGFNFMLLLERRLDNVVYRLGLATTRRQARQFVNHGHILVDGKRVDIPSYRVTPGQVISVREKSLKVPAILEAVEATLGRPAFVSFDAEKLEGSLTRLPERDEINPEINEALVVEFYNKML
- a CDS encoding HXXEE domain-containing protein codes for the protein MAFYLWIFPLLFIFHDMEEIIGLVPWIHLNETLLAQKAPAILKIHKGITTEGFALAVFEEFIIVLSITLLAYFTQSRALELVWLGGFVAFALHLLLHIGQSILLRKYIPALITSILCFPISAYLIIDIAHLWQVSTSEFFLFSLVGSSIVVINLLFALWLGKKYSVWLAHNH
- a CDS encoding helix-turn-helix domain-containing protein; translation: MGKVSLLPQRLKELRLQHGLTQAQLGEKVGVKQNTFTNWENGKRTPSLEDIVKLSNLLSVSIEYLVGYSDIRRPYIVTNVEDENYRTVEALLEITDLLIGINKEATETGQSIENIIENLAISEQTKKLYKDFLNFAKFQYFGNNSETTETE